Proteins co-encoded in one Vidua macroura isolate BioBank_ID:100142 chromosome 13, ASM2450914v1, whole genome shotgun sequence genomic window:
- the CRELD1 gene encoding protein disulfide isomerase CRELD1 isoform X2 produces the protein MGPLPLLPRSPRRRGPGLGAALLGAALLGGVLLAVHADPDPHRDGAEPCRACRGLADSFIRGLERTEHEGFGGGNTAWEEEKLSKYQHSETRLLEVLEGVCAPSDFACHQLLERSEEHVEQWWFHEQQQHPDFFQWLCVDRLMLCCPPGTYGPDCRSCAGGPRQPCSGNGRCDGDGTRRGTGLCVCSPGYGGPFCAECGDGYYEASRNKSHLVCAECYQACGRCTGPEDSSCLRCKRGWVLHEHRCIDIDECGTEMAHCRANQYCVNTEGSYECRDCSTACIGCMGAGPARCKKCNKGYWRDGAKCLDVDECASEEEPVCTGVQEVCENTEGSYRCVCAQGHIRRDGQCVEDKPPE, from the exons ATGGGgccgctgccgctgctgccgcgGTCGCCCCGGCGCAGGGGGCCCGGGCTGGGGGCCGCCCTCCTGGGGGCCGCCCTCCTCGGGGGGGTCCTGCTCGCCGTTCACGCCGACCCCGACCCCCACCGAGATGGGGCCGAGCCGTGCCGAGCCTGCCGCGGCCTCGCCGACAGCTTCATCAGG GGCCTGGAGCGGACAGAGCATGAGGGCTTTGGTGGGGGTAACACAgcctgggaggaggagaagctgtCCAAGTACCAGCACAG TGAGACCCGtctgctggaggtgctggagggtgTCTGTGCCCCCTCGGACTTTGCCTGTCACCAGCTGCTGGAGCGGAGTGAGGAGCACGTGGAGCAGTGGTGGTTCCATGA gcagcagcagcaccctgaCTTTTTCCAATGGCTGTGTGTGGACAGGCTGATGCTTTGCTGCCCGCCCGGCACCTACGGCCCGGACTGCCGGT CCTGTGCCGGTGGGCCCCGGCAGCCCTGCAGTGGCAATGGGCGATGCGATGGTGACGGCACACGCCGCGGCACCGGCCTCTGCGTCTGCAGCCCGGGCTACGGTGGCCCCTTCTGTGCCGAGTGCGGTGATGGCTACTATGAGGCCTCGCGGAACAAGAGCCACCTCGTGTGTGCTG AGTGCTACCAGGCGTGCGGGCGCTGCACGGGTCCCGAGGACTCCAGCTGCCTTCGCTGCAAGAGGGGCTGGGTGCTGCATGAGCACCGCTGCATAG ATATAGATGAGTGTGGCACAGAGATGGCGCATTGCCGAGCCAACCAGTACTGCGTCAACACAGAGGGCTCCTACGAGTGCCGAG ACTGCTCCACGGCTTGCATCGGCTGCATGGGCGCCGGGCCGGCTCGCTGCAAGAAATGCAACAAGGGCTACTGGCGGGATGGAGCCAAGTGCTTGG ATGTGGATGAGTGTGCCAGTGAAGAGGAGCCAGTGTGCACAGGGGTGCAGGAGGTGTGTGAGAACACAGAGGGCAGCTACCGGTGCGTCTGTGCCCAAGGCCACATCCGCCGAGACGGGCAGTGCGTTGAGGACAAGCCCCCTG aatGA
- the CRELD1 gene encoding protein disulfide isomerase CRELD1 isoform X1, producing the protein MGPLPLLPRSPRRRGPGLGAALLGAALLGGVLLAVHADPDPHRDGAEPCRACRGLADSFIRGLERTEHEGFGGGNTAWEEEKLSKYQHSETRLLEVLEGVCAPSDFACHQLLERSEEHVEQWWFHEQQQHPDFFQWLCVDRLMLCCPPGTYGPDCRSCAGGPRQPCSGNGRCDGDGTRRGTGLCVCSPGYGGPFCAECGDGYYEASRNKSHLVCAECYQACGRCTGPEDSSCLRCKRGWVLHEHRCIDIDECGTEMAHCRANQYCVNTEGSYECRDCSTACIGCMGAGPARCKKCNKGYWRDGAKCLDVDECASEEEPVCTGVQEVCENTEGSYRCVCAQGHIRRDGQCVEDKPPDAPEKGFFDDVTDDEVVVLQQMFFGVMICALATLAAKGDMVFTAIFIGAVAAMAGYWLSDRSDRVLDGFMKGR; encoded by the exons ATGGGgccgctgccgctgctgccgcgGTCGCCCCGGCGCAGGGGGCCCGGGCTGGGGGCCGCCCTCCTGGGGGCCGCCCTCCTCGGGGGGGTCCTGCTCGCCGTTCACGCCGACCCCGACCCCCACCGAGATGGGGCCGAGCCGTGCCGAGCCTGCCGCGGCCTCGCCGACAGCTTCATCAGG GGCCTGGAGCGGACAGAGCATGAGGGCTTTGGTGGGGGTAACACAgcctgggaggaggagaagctgtCCAAGTACCAGCACAG TGAGACCCGtctgctggaggtgctggagggtgTCTGTGCCCCCTCGGACTTTGCCTGTCACCAGCTGCTGGAGCGGAGTGAGGAGCACGTGGAGCAGTGGTGGTTCCATGA gcagcagcagcaccctgaCTTTTTCCAATGGCTGTGTGTGGACAGGCTGATGCTTTGCTGCCCGCCCGGCACCTACGGCCCGGACTGCCGGT CCTGTGCCGGTGGGCCCCGGCAGCCCTGCAGTGGCAATGGGCGATGCGATGGTGACGGCACACGCCGCGGCACCGGCCTCTGCGTCTGCAGCCCGGGCTACGGTGGCCCCTTCTGTGCCGAGTGCGGTGATGGCTACTATGAGGCCTCGCGGAACAAGAGCCACCTCGTGTGTGCTG AGTGCTACCAGGCGTGCGGGCGCTGCACGGGTCCCGAGGACTCCAGCTGCCTTCGCTGCAAGAGGGGCTGGGTGCTGCATGAGCACCGCTGCATAG ATATAGATGAGTGTGGCACAGAGATGGCGCATTGCCGAGCCAACCAGTACTGCGTCAACACAGAGGGCTCCTACGAGTGCCGAG ACTGCTCCACGGCTTGCATCGGCTGCATGGGCGCCGGGCCGGCTCGCTGCAAGAAATGCAACAAGGGCTACTGGCGGGATGGAGCCAAGTGCTTGG ATGTGGATGAGTGTGCCAGTGAAGAGGAGCCAGTGTGCACAGGGGTGCAGGAGGTGTGTGAGAACACAGAGGGCAGCTACCGGTGCGTCTGTGCCCAAGGCCACATCCGCCGAGACGGGCAGTGCGTTGAGGACAAGCCCCCTG ATGCCCCAGAGAAGGGCTTCTTTGATGACGTGACTGATGACGAGGtggtggtgctgcagcagaTGTTCTTTGGTGTGATGATCTGTGCCCTCGCCACGCTGGCTGCCAAGGGCGACATGGTCTTCACCGCCATCTTCATTGGCGCCGTGGCCGCCATGGCCGGCTACTGGCTCTCTGACCGCAGTGACCGTGTCCTCGATGGCTTCATGAAGGGCAGAtag